One region of Cucurbita pepo subsp. pepo cultivar mu-cu-16 unplaced genomic scaffold, ASM280686v2 Cp4.1_scaffold002369, whole genome shotgun sequence genomic DNA includes:
- the LOC111786678 gene encoding chlorophyll a-b binding protein CP26, chloroplastic has protein sequence ANDELAKWYGPDRRIFLPDGLLDRSEIPEYLNGEVPGDYGYDPFGLSKKPEDFSKYQAFELIHARWAMLGAAGFIIPEAFNKFGANCGPEAVWFKTGALLLDGNTLNYFGNNIPINLIVAVAAEVVLVGGAEYYRIINGLNFEDKLHPGGPFDPLGLADDPDQAAILKVKEIKNGRLAMFAMLGFYFQAYVTGEGPVENLAKHLSDPFANNLLTVISGNAERVPTL, from the exons GCCAATGACGAGCTCGCCAAGTGGTATG GTCCCGACAGGAGGATTTTCCTCCCCGACGGGTTATTGGACCGATCCGAGATCCCCGAATACCTGAACGGAGAAGTCCCCGGAGA CTACGGTTACGACCCCTTCGGACTCAGCAAGAAGCCAGAGGACTTCAgcaa ATACCAAGCATTTGAGTTGATCCACGCACGATGGGCCATGCTTGGAGCTGCTGGGTTCATCATCCCTGAGGCCTTCAACAAATTCGGTGCCAACTGCGGCCCTGAGGCTGTGTGGTTCAAG ACTGGAGCTCTGCTTCTTGATGGAAACACATTGAATTACTTTGGAAACAACATTCCGATCAACCTCATTGTCGCGGTCGCTGCAGAGGTTGTTCTTGTCGGTGGTGCAGAGTACTACAGAATCATCAATGGCTTG AACTTTGAGGACAAGCTCCACCCGGGCGGTCCGTTCGACCCGTTGGGGCTGGCGGACGACCCGGACCAGGCGGCGATCTTGAAGGTGAAGGAGATCAAGAATGGAAGACTGGCAATGTTTGCAATGCTGGGGTTTTACTTCCAGGCCTACGTGACCGGAGAAGGGCCGGTGGAGAATTTGGCGAAGCATTTGAGCGATCCTTTTGCAAACAATTTGCTCACAGTCATTTCTGGGAATGCAGAGAGAGTTCCAACTCTTTGA